The Archangium primigenium genomic interval GTAGTAGGTGGAGCTCCCGCTCTTGAGCAGGACGGTCATCGGCAGGAAGCGCGTCGCCTCCACGGCGCCTGTCCGCCCGTTGGCCCCGAGCAGCCGCCCCAGGGGGCCCGTCCCGAGCCGCCAGTCCCCGGCGCGCACGCCGTTCCAGTCCGGGTAGCTCCACAGGCCGTAGGTCTCGTCCTCGCCTTGCACCGTGTTCTGGATCTTCGAGGCGTTCATGGCCCAGTAGGCCCAGTCGACGTCCTTGTCGATCAGGTAGTCCGCGAGGTGGTTGAACCATGCCCGCGAGTTGGCCGCCTGCTCGTTGTAGCCAATGCCGAACTCGCTCATCCAGACCGGCGCGGTGTACGCCTGGTTCGCCGCGAGCACGAAGCCCCACTCCTGGTCCAGCGTGGCGTGGAGCGTGGCCTTGTCCATGTCCGCGTACTTCGGGCCGCTGCCCAGCGAGCCGCCCGACTGCCGGGGCCCGGTGTAGCCATAGTTGTGCACGGCGTAGACGAGCTTGTCGCCGCGCAGCAGGGCGACGGGCCGCTGCCGCACGGGCTTGAGCTGTGGGCGATCTCCGTCCAGGAGGCCCCACCAGTTGACCGCCTCGACGACGATGAGCAGGTCCGGGTTCGTGCGCAGCAGCAGGTTGCCCATCGTCTGGGCCGCCATGTGCCAGTCATGCCGGTTGCGCATCCCCCAGTTGGGGCTGTCCAGGCCGTCCGGACGCACCTCGTTGCGCAGGTCCGCCCCGGCCACCCATTTGTTGCCCTGGTAGCGCACCGCCATCATCACCCAGTCGTCCTGCCACCGCTGCAGGGCCTGGCTGCTGTCCCAGAAGCCATTGCCGTCCCAGCCGCAGCACCACATGGACTTCGTCGTGTGGTTGTTCAGGACGACCACCAGGCCCTGCCGCGTCAGCTCCGCCACGACGGCGTCGAAGACCTCGAGCGCCGTCTTGTTCATCAGCTCCGGGTTCTTCGTGGGATCGATGCACGCGACGCCGTACTTCTCCAGACACCGCTGGGCCGCGGGCTGGGTGTTGTCCGGGTGCAGCATGTTGTTGGAGAACGGCAGGCGGATGGAGTTGAAGCCCTGCGCCTTGATTCCCGAGACGAGGTCCGACAGCTTCTGCTTCTCCAGGCCGCCCACCACCTCGAGCTGATCACTCGCGCCGAACCAGTTGACGGATTTGAGCTTGAAGCGCTCGCCGCAGCGGTCCACGACGTACCGGCCCCGGGTGCTCAGCGGAACACGCGGCTCGCACTGCGCCGCGGCCATCCCCGCGCGCCCGGGGCTCGTGTCTGTCTGGGCCAGGGCGGTGGGTCCGCCCAGGTGGAGGACCGCCAACATCCACAACAGAGGACTGTTCTTCATCGGCAACGGCTCCTGAAGGAGGGAGCCGGGACTCAACTCCCGGAAAACAGGAGCGTCCAGGAAGAACGTCCAAAAGCCCCGGCGCGTTGGCGGCGGCCGGGACAGCACCTCCACCTGCCCCTTTGCCTCATCTGCGTGGCGCTTCCCGCGAGGTGCCTTCGCTCTCAGGCCATCACGCGGGATGGATCTCCAGGGGCAGGCTTCTCACGCCCCGGACGGTCATGGAGACATTCCAGGCGAGCGGCTCCGGGCCGGGGGTGAGCGCCGCGCACCGGGGAAGGAGCGACTCCAGGGCCACGCGCGCCTCCAGCCGGGCCAGGGGCGCTCCCAGGCAGAAGTGCATGCCGTGGCCAAACCCCAGGTTGTGCGGCCCCTTGCGCTCCAGGCGGAAGTGCTCCGCATCCGGGGTGTAGCGCTCGTCCCGCAGGGCCGAGGCCATCAGCGCCATCACCACCGAGCCCTGGGGCACGGTGACGCCCGCCAGCGTCACCTCCTGGGTGCACAGCCGCATGGTGGCCTGCACCGGCGGCTCGAAGCGGAGCACCTCCTCGAGGAACGCGGGGATGAGGGAGAGGTCCGCGCGCAGCCGGGCCAGGAGCCCCGGTTGCTCGGCGAGGATGCGCACCGAGTGCCCCACGAGGTGGAGGGTGGTCTCCAGCCCCGCCACCAGCAGCACGAAGAGAAAGCCCATGATCTCCGGGTCCGTCAACGACTCCTCCCCCCGGGCCTGGAGCAGCTCACTCACCAGATCCTCGGTGGGCGCGGCGCGGCGCCGCGCGATCAGCTCCCCCAGGTACTGCTCCATCTCCGCCACGATGCGCTTGCACTGCGCGATCTGCTCGGTGTCCCCGGGCTGGGACGCGCTGATGGCGACGATGCCGTCGGACCATTCCTTGAGGCGCGGGTTGAGCGAGGGATCCAATCCCAGCAGGGTTCCGAGCGCGCTCGCGGGAAGCGGCAAGGCGAAGTCCTCGATGAAGTCCGCCCTCCGGCGCTCGAGGACGCGTTGGGTGCACGCCTCGGCCGTGGCACGAAGGGCGGGCTCGAGTCGGCTCAGGGACGCGGGCAGGAAGGGACGGCTGACCGCTCCGCGCAGCCGCCCATGGTATTTCGGGTCATCGACGAAAAGCATCGAATCGGCGAAGGGGTTGCGGCCGATCCAGGGCGGATCGGCCGCCAGCCGCAGCCCCGCGACGGTGTAGACCTTCGGGGTCTTGAGGATGTGCATGACATCCTCGTAACGGCTGACGGCCCACAGCCCTCCTGGATCCACCTGGACGACGGGGGCGTCCCGGCGCAGCGCCGCATAGAGCGGATAGGGATTGGCCCGGAACTCGGGAGACATCAGATTCACGCGCTTCTGTCCAGCCGCTGGGTTCATGGGCTCGCGAAGATAAGCCACAATCCCCTCCGCGTTCCTTGTCTCCCTTTCCGACCGGGTTCAGGTCTTCCCGGCAAAGGGCTTCGTCGCCGACTCCGCGTGGGCGGGCGAGGGCCTCGTCGCGATCTCCCGGGTGGCCGCCTCATGCAGGACGACCGGGCGCGGGACGGGCTCGCGCACGAGCAGGGGCGCGACCTCGGCGGGGGAGGGGTCCTCGAGGTCCACCAGCCGCCGCTGGCGGGCCCACCGGGCCTTGAAGGTGTCGCGCATCCACAGGGACAGGTCGACGGGGGGCAGGGCCTGCCGGACGGGCTCCAGGGCGTGGAGGAAGGCCCGCGCGTCGGTGAAGCGCCGGGACACGTCGGGCTGGAGCGCCTTGTCGAGCACCGCGCGCAGCTGGGCGTAGGCGACGGGCGCCTCGGGCCGGGGCTGGTCCGGCAGGCGCAGGCCCGTCGACGGAAAGTCCGGCAGGTCGCCGAACAACAGCTCGTAGAGGATGCGGCCCAGGGCGAACAGGTCCCCGGAGGCGGTGGCCTCGGCGCCCTCGATGCGCTCGGGCGGCATGTACGCCTCCTTGCCGATGACGTTGCCCACCTGGGTGAGCCGCTTGTCCACCGAGCCCGTCGTGGGACGTCGCGCCGCGACCGGATCCCTCGGGCCCTCGGCGCCGTGCGCGATGCCGAAGTCGACGACCTTCACCACGCCGTCGAAGGACACGATGAGGTTGTCCGAGCTGATGTCCCGGTGGATGACGCCCCGCTCGTGCGCGTAGGCGATGCCCCGCAGGGCCTGCTGGCAGACCTCGACCACCACCTCGAGCGGCAACGCACTGCCCCCCGCCACCCGCTGCGCGAGCTCCAGGGTGCTCGCGCCGCTCAGGTACTCCATGACGATGAACCAGCCGCCCTCCAGCTGCCCGAGGTCATGCACGGACACGATGTTCGGGTGGTGCAGCCGCGCGGCCGTGCGGGCCTCGCCCATGAAGCGCTGCATGCGCACCAGGGCGTCCTCGTTGTCGGCGTTGTCGTCGTCGTCGTCGAGCATGCGCTTGAGCACGACGAGCCGGTGGAAGCCCTCGCGGCCCATGCGCAGGGTGAGCCACACCTCGCCCATGCCGCCGCGGCCGAGCCGCGCGAGCCGGCGGTAGCGATGGATGCCGGTGCCCAGGTCCGCGCCGCGCAGGGAGCGCGCGGTGAGGATGGCGAGCGCCGAGGAGGCGAGCAGCAGGAAGGGCACGCCCACGAGCGCGAAATACTGGCGTCCAGACACCCAGCCCGCGTCCACGGCCAGCTCCCGGCCGAGCAGCCCGAGCGCGAGCACCGAGGCGACGACCACGGCGACGGCCATGGCGCCGCGGCGCTTGAGCAGGCGCAGGCCCTCACCCGCCCAGGCGCTGGCCACCACCGTGGCGAGCAGCCAGAACATGGGCAGGCTCACGTCCGCCGTCGCCCGGGACAGGCCCTCGGCCGTCACCTGGTTGGAGCGGAAGGTGAGGATGGACCAGGAGGCGGCGACCACCCGCACCGCGCCGCACAACAGGGCCACGCCCAACAGCACCCGACGCCAGCGCGTGAGGGGCACGTCCAGCAGGGACCACACCACCCGCAGCAGCGCGTAGGGCAGGAAGAGCGAGGGGATCGCGCCCACCAGGAGCCAGAAGCGCGTGTCGGCGAGCGTCACGCTGGCCTCCCGGCTGGTGAGCCCCGTGGAGAAGGCGAGCAGCGCGAAGCCCAGGAAGCTCGTGGCGAGCCAGAACTGCACGCGCTGGGTGCGCACCGCGAGCCAGGTGGCGAAGTGCAGCAGCGCGAGGACGAAGAACGCGCCCCCGAGCATGAGGTGCGACAGGGCGTAGGGCATCACGGGTGACTGACTCCGCTCGTTCGTCGCCGCGCGCCAGGGCCCGCGTCGTCAATAGAGGTTCGTCTTGTAGTCCTTCTCCAGGCCCTTGCGCAAAAGCCCGGTCACGCCGGGCACCGACAGGGCCGCGCTCGCCAGCCGCGCCCCGAGCCCCTTGTCGCTGTTGAGCTTGACGTGCTCGACGAAGATCTGGGACGGCTCGAGCCCCTCGGGCCGCGCCGGGGCGGGCCAGAGCCGGGCGCGCACGAGGGCCGGGCTCTCGCGCGGCTCCAGCCGGGGCTCGTCCACGCCGATGGCCAGCGTGGGCGTCTTGTCCTGGACGACGAAGCGCGCGCGCACCGCGTCATCGGTCGTGAGCCAGGCGCGCCCGGAGAGGTGCGCGACGTGGGGAGAGCCGGGCACCAGCAGCAGGGCGGCCACCTGGGGCTGGGCGAGGATGTTGCGGAAGCTGTCCACGCGGCGGTTGCCGGGCCGGTCCGCGAACCACAGGCGGCCCTCGTCGAGCCGCGTCAGGGCGCCCGCCGGGTCACCCCGGGGACTGAGGTCCATGCGCCCGTGCGCGTCCACCGTCGCCAGCGCCATGAAGCGGCTCGTGGCCACGAGGGCCTCCGGGTCCCGGAGCGGCGCCTCGACGGGCGCGGCCTTCCAGAAGTCCGAGCGCAGGAGCGCCTTGGCGCAGTGGCCGAAGCACTCCTCCACCGCCACGCGCAGCTCGCCCTGGTCCGCCTGGGTCACCCGGCCGTTGACGCGCAGGGTCTCGCAGACGCCGGGCAGCAGGAACAGCGCGCCGAAGCTACGCCCGGGTCGGGCCAGCGTCGGGTCGTCCAGGAGCGCGAGGGGCAGCCGCAGCTCGTGCGCCTCGCCTCCCGCGAAGCCGGGCGCGCCCCCGCCCAGGGTGAGCGCGAGCCGGGGCCCCTCCCCGAAGCCCGCGAACACCAGCGGGGACGCGGCGAGCCAGCGCAGGGCGCCCGCGTCCAGGTGATCGATCACCTTGAGGTTCACCACCGCGGGCGCCGCGCCCACGCAGTCTTCCAATGCCGTCACCGAGGTGATGGAGCCACGCATGCGCTGTCCTCCTGTGCCCTCAACCTGACCGGATTCGGGCTTGACCGCATGCCGCAATCTGGTCAATTTGTTTCGAAATCCGGCCACGCGCCCGGGAGCGGCCTTGCATGTTCCTCTCCGAGGATTCCCTCGACCCCCTCGACGTCGACCCGGACGAGGTGCCCCGGCCCGTGCTGGTGGCCGGGATGCGGCGCATGAGCGGCGATCACGAGCTGAGCTTCCACGCCCACCGCAAGGCGCAGCTGTTCTTCATGCACCGGGGCGAGATGACGTGCGAGGCGTCCAACGCCCTGTGGCTCGTGCCGCCCCAGTCGGCCCTGTGGATTCCCGGGGGCACGTCCCACCGCATCAAGGTCCGGGCCCCGTTCGAGGGGTTCTCGTTGTTCGTGGAGCCGGACGCGGTGAAGACCCTGCCCGGAGCGTGCTGCTCGGTCGTGGTCAGCCCGCTGCTGCGCGAGCTGCTCTTTCGCGCCGCGGGCCTGCCGGTGCTGTATCCGCTCGACGGCAAGGAGGCCCGGCTGGTCACGGTGCTGCTCGACGAGCTGGCGGCGGCCCAGGTGGAGGACTTGAGGCTGCCCATGCCCACGGAGGCGCGGCTGCGCAAGCTCGTGGAGGCCCTCACCGTCCAACCCGCGGACGGCGCGACGCTGGACGCGTGGGCCCGGCGGATGGGCATGGGGGCGCGGACCTTGAACCGCCTGCTCGTCCGTGAGACGGGCATGAGCTTCGGCCGCTGGCGCCAACGGCTGCACATCATCTTGGCGCTGCAATGGCTCACACGGGGCGCCTCGGTCCAGAGCGTGGCGCTCGACCTGGGTTACGAGAGCGCGAGCAGCTTCGTGACCATGTTCCGCAAGGCCCTGGGCACCTCGCCCGCGCGCTACATCACACGGAGGCTCGACCGCGCGCGTGCGGGTGAGGGTGACTGAGACCCCGCGCGTGGCTACATTGTCTCATGCGCCGCGAACTCGCTCCTACATGGCTCGTGGTGATCGCCAGCTCATCCGGAGGCTTGCCGGCGCTCTGTG includes:
- a CDS encoding glycoside hydrolase family 5 protein, giving the protein MKNSPLLWMLAVLHLGGPTALAQTDTSPGRAGMAAAQCEPRVPLSTRGRYVVDRCGERFKLKSVNWFGASDQLEVVGGLEKQKLSDLVSGIKAQGFNSIRLPFSNNMLHPDNTQPAAQRCLEKYGVACIDPTKNPELMNKTALEVFDAVVAELTRQGLVVVLNNHTTKSMWCCGWDGNGFWDSSQALQRWQDDWVMMAVRYQGNKWVAGADLRNEVRPDGLDSPNWGMRNRHDWHMAAQTMGNLLLRTNPDLLIVVEAVNWWGLLDGDRPQLKPVRQRPVALLRGDKLVYAVHNYGYTGPRQSGGSLGSGPKYADMDKATLHATLDQEWGFVLAANQAYTAPVWMSEFGIGYNEQAANSRAWFNHLADYLIDKDVDWAYWAMNASKIQNTVQGEDETYGLWSYPDWNGVRAGDWRLGTGPLGRLLGANGRTGAVEATRFLPMTVLLKSGSSTYYVDNNALDTDWHSGKAKISCPRGYRLVGVSANFSLLCTNAGAIPAQQGTGNHQTVTQEVSPLRYPGDWASQSIKFECPPGAYAVGLSTANPFFLELAGLLCEQNTGGIPLNGKSAKNFWSGDQRASSSGGDWSVSQYKGQCADNQYVIGLGHRRSGAADYPSAVLCSN
- a CDS encoding cytochrome P450, which translates into the protein MSPEFRANPYPLYAALRRDAPVVQVDPGGLWAVSRYEDVMHILKTPKVYTVAGLRLAADPPWIGRNPFADSMLFVDDPKYHGRLRGAVSRPFLPASLSRLEPALRATAEACTQRVLERRRADFIEDFALPLPASALGTLLGLDPSLNPRLKEWSDGIVAISASQPGDTEQIAQCKRIVAEMEQYLGELIARRRAAPTEDLVSELLQARGEESLTDPEIMGFLFVLLVAGLETTLHLVGHSVRILAEQPGLLARLRADLSLIPAFLEEVLRFEPPVQATMRLCTQEVTLAGVTVPQGSVVMALMASALRDERYTPDAEHFRLERKGPHNLGFGHGMHFCLGAPLARLEARVALESLLPRCAALTPGPEPLAWNVSMTVRGVRSLPLEIHPA
- a CDS encoding serine/threonine-protein kinase, with the protein product MPYALSHLMLGGAFFVLALLHFATWLAVRTQRVQFWLATSFLGFALLAFSTGLTSREASVTLADTRFWLLVGAIPSLFLPYALLRVVWSLLDVPLTRWRRVLLGVALLCGAVRVVAASWSILTFRSNQVTAEGLSRATADVSLPMFWLLATVVASAWAGEGLRLLKRRGAMAVAVVVASVLALGLLGRELAVDAGWVSGRQYFALVGVPFLLLASSALAILTARSLRGADLGTGIHRYRRLARLGRGGMGEVWLTLRMGREGFHRLVVLKRMLDDDDDNADNEDALVRMQRFMGEARTAARLHHPNIVSVHDLGQLEGGWFIVMEYLSGASTLELAQRVAGGSALPLEVVVEVCQQALRGIAYAHERGVIHRDISSDNLIVSFDGVVKVVDFGIAHGAEGPRDPVAARRPTTGSVDKRLTQVGNVIGKEAYMPPERIEGAEATASGDLFALGRILYELLFGDLPDFPSTGLRLPDQPRPEAPVAYAQLRAVLDKALQPDVSRRFTDARAFLHALEPVRQALPPVDLSLWMRDTFKARWARQRRLVDLEDPSPAEVAPLLVREPVPRPVVLHEAATREIATRPSPAHAESATKPFAGKT
- a CDS encoding pyridoxamine 5'-phosphate oxidase family protein, which gives rise to MRGSITSVTALEDCVGAAPAVVNLKVIDHLDAGALRWLAASPLVFAGFGEGPRLALTLGGGAPGFAGGEAHELRLPLALLDDPTLARPGRSFGALFLLPGVCETLRVNGRVTQADQGELRVAVEECFGHCAKALLRSDFWKAAPVEAPLRDPEALVATSRFMALATVDAHGRMDLSPRGDPAGALTRLDEGRLWFADRPGNRRVDSFRNILAQPQVAALLLVPGSPHVAHLSGRAWLTTDDAVRARFVVQDKTPTLAIGVDEPRLEPRESPALVRARLWPAPARPEGLEPSQIFVEHVKLNSDKGLGARLASAALSVPGVTGLLRKGLEKDYKTNLY
- a CDS encoding AraC family transcriptional regulator, which produces MFLSEDSLDPLDVDPDEVPRPVLVAGMRRMSGDHELSFHAHRKAQLFFMHRGEMTCEASNALWLVPPQSALWIPGGTSHRIKVRAPFEGFSLFVEPDAVKTLPGACCSVVVSPLLRELLFRAAGLPVLYPLDGKEARLVTVLLDELAAAQVEDLRLPMPTEARLRKLVEALTVQPADGATLDAWARRMGMGARTLNRLLVRETGMSFGRWRQRLHIILALQWLTRGASVQSVALDLGYESASSFVTMFRKALGTSPARYITRRLDRARAGEGD